The Streptomyces tendae DNA segment CTCCGTCAGGTCTCCACGCTCCACGTAGCCGCCCTCCAGCACGACCTGCCGGATGGTCTTGCGCTCCGCGAGGGACTTCTTGGCGACCTTGGCGGCCTCCTCGTAGCCGATGTACTTGTTGAGCGGGGTGACCACGGACGGTGAGGACTCGGCGTACTCCCGGGCCCGGTCGCGGTGCGCGACGATCCCGTCGACCGTGCGGTCGGAGAGCAGCCGGGAGACGTTGGCGAGCAGCCGCACCGACTCCAGCACGTTCTTGGCGATCACCGGCAGCATCACGTTCAGCTCGAAGTTGCCGGACGCGCCGGCCGTGGCGACGGTCGCGTCGTTGCCCGTGACCTGGGCGCAGACCATCAGCACGGCCTCCGGGATCACCGGGTTGACCTTGCCGGGCATGATCGAGGAGCCGGGCTGCAGGTCGGGCAAGGCGATCTCGGCGAGTCCGGTGCGCGGCCCGGACGCCATCCACCGCAGATCGTTCGCGATCTTCGTCAGGCCGACGGCGATCGTGCGGAGCTGCCCGCTGGTCTCCACCACGCCGTCCCGGGCGCCCTGCGCCTCGAAGTGGTCGCGCGCCTCGGTCAGCGGCAGCCCGGTCGCCCGCGCGACCTCCTCGATGACCGCGGCGGAGAACCCGGGCGGGGTGTTGATGCCGGTGCCGACGGCGGTCCCGCCCAGCGGCAGCTCGGCCAGCCGGGGCAGTGAGGCCTTCAGCCGCTCGACGCCGTACCGCACCTGGGCGGCGTACCCGCCGAACTCCTGGCCCAGGGTGACGGGCGTGGCGTCCATCAGGTGGGTGCGCCCGGACTTCACCACGTCCGCGAACTCCTCCGCCTTGCGCTCCAGGGCGGCCGCGAGGTGCTCCAGGGCCGGGATCAGGTCCCGGATGACCGCGGCGGTCGCCGCGATGTGCAGCGACGAGGGGAAGACGTCGTTGGACGACTGCGAGGCGTTGACATGGTCGTTGGGGTGCACGTCCCGGCCCAGGCGCTCGGTGGCGAGGGTCGCGATCACCTCGTTGGTGTTCATGTTGGACGAGGTCCCCGACCCGGTCTGGAACACGTCCACCGGGAAGTGCTCGTCCCACCGGCCCTCGGCGACCTCCGCGGCCGCCTCCTGGATCGCCTCGGCGATGTCCTTGTCCAGCACCCCGAGCCGGGCGTTCACCTTCGCCGCGGCGCCCTTGATCCGGGCCAGCGCCTCGATGTGGGCGCGTTCCAGCCGCTGCCCGGAGACCGGGAAGTTCTCCACCGCCCGCTGGGTCTGCGCCCGCCACTTGGCGTCGGCGGGGACTCTCACCTCACCCATGGAGTCGTGCTCGACGCGATAGTTCCGGTCGTCGTCCGTGGTCGTCATCGTGTACCTCCGTGATCCACAGCAGCGGTCCCGGACGAGCGTATTCCCCGGGGGAGCCGTCCGCCCCGCCGCGACGTCGCGGCGGGGCGGAGCACCCGTGGGGGGTGTCAGCCGCTCTGCAGGGTCACGTCGTCCAGCAGGAAGCCGGTCTGCAGGCTGTAGTCCTCGGTGGCGGTGAACGTCAGGGTGACGGTCTGCCCGGCGTACGCCGACAGGTCGGCCGACCGCTGCACGTAGCCGCTGCCCGCGTTCACGTTGGACAGGGTGGCCAGCGTGGTGCCGTTCACCCGGACGGTGAGGGTGTCGTACGCCCGCGAGCCGGACTCGGCGGTCTCGATGCGCAGCCAGTAGCCCAGGGACGCGCGCGTGCAGCCGGCCGGCACGGTCACCGTCTGGCTGATCGACTCGGTGCTCGTGGAGCCGTTGCCGCCGAGCCAGGCGAAGCGGGTGCCGCCGTGGGCCGGCCGCGCGGTGTGGGCGGCGATGGCCGCGGTGGTCCCGGTCCACGGCGCGGTGCCGCTCTCGAACCCGCCGTTGCCGACGACGCCGGCGGGGTCGCAGGTGCCGCCGCCACCGGTGCCCACGGCCTGCTGCCACAAGGTGTACGCGATGCCGTCGGCCGCCCGGTCGAGGCCGGTGGTGTTGATGTTGGTGAGGGTGTCGCACGCCCGGTGGTAGCAGGGGTCGTACGACGCGCCGGAGGTGCCGCCCCACTTGGCGGCCTGCGCGGAGGTCTTCCGGGCGCTCGCGCCCATCGCGTAGCCGGAGGTGGGGATGGAGTACCGCTCGAAGGAGTAGTCGTCGCTGCGGCCGGCGCCCTCGGTGTTCTCCTCGGGCTGGAGACCGAGGGAGTCCCAGTACGCCTTCATCGGCGCGGCGGCCGCGGAGGTGATGTGGTTGACGAAGTAGCCGCCGTTGGTGGAGGCGACCATGTCGAAGTTGTAGTACGCCTTGATCCGGGCGCGTTCCGTCGACGACAGCGAACGGACGTAGAAATCGGAGCCGTTGAGTCCCTGCTCCTCGTCGGTCCACCAGGCGAAGCGGACCCGGTTGCGCATCTCCGGGTTCTGCCGGGCGAGCGTCAGGGCGTTCTCGAGCAGGGCGGCGGAGCCGGAGCCGTTGTCGTTCATGCCGGGCCCGGCGGAGACGCCGTCGAGGTGCGCGCCGAACATGTAGACGCTGTTCGCGTCGCCCTGGGGCCACTCGGCGATCAGGTTGGGGCCGGCGCCGCTGGTGCAGCCGGAGGTGCAGGGCTGCTCGGTGACGGTGTATCCGGCGGCCTGGAGCTTGCCCTTCACGTAGGCGACGGAGTCGCGGTAGCCCTGGGTGGTGGACCGGCGGTTGCCGCCGTTGCGGGCGGCGACGGCACTGAGCTCGTCGAGGTGGGCCCGGACCGCGGTGATGCTGACGTCGGGCGCGGCGAGGGCGGTGGTGGTGGAGGCGGGGGACGTGCTGGACGCGGATGCCGCGGCGGGGAGCGTGCCGAGGCCGAGCACGAGGGCGAACAGGGTGCTCGCCGCGGCGAATCTTCGTTTCACCTGGACTCCTCCGGACGGTGGCTGTGGGGTTGCCACGCGGGGAACCTGGCATGGCATGTGCATGCCGGGCTGTCAGGAAGAGTCACAGCAACTTGTTGATCGGGTCAACGGCACGGGGTGGCGCGGGGGCATGTTTGTCCGAAAGCAGCACAGAGGTTCCGCTATGCGGACAGAGCTTTGCGCCGGACTCCGCTCCTCAAGCGCCGTGCGGGCTGTTTCCAGCCCGTCCGGCGCTTGAGGACGGCCCGCCAGGGCCGAAGGGGGTCCGGGAGCGTAGCCCCGGGGTCAGGCGAGTCCGGGCCCCCGCACCGGAATCGACGTGAACGTCGGCTGGGGTGCCGGGTCCTGGAAGAAGTCGTTGCCCTTGTCGTCGACGACGACGAACGCCGGGAAGTCCTCGACCTCGATCTTCCAGACCGCCTCCATGCCGAGCTCCTCGTACTCGACGACCTCGACCTTCTTGATGCAGTCCTGCGCCAGCCGGGCCGCGGGTCCGCCGATGGAGCCGAGGTAGAAACCGCCGTGCGCGGCGCACGCGTCGGTGACCTGCTTGCTGCGGTTGCCCTTCGCCAGCATCACCATCGACCCGCCGGCCGCCTGGAACTGCTCCACGTAGGAGTCCATCCGCCCGGCCGTGGTCGGCCCGAAGGACCCCGACGCGTACCCCTCGGGGGTCTTCGCGGGTCCGGCGTAGTACACCGGGTGGTCCTTGAGGTACTGCGGCATCTCCTGGCCCGCGTCCAGCCGCTCCTTGATCTTCGCGTGCGCGATGTCGCGCGCCACGACCAGCGGGCCCGACAGCGAGAGCCGGGTCTTCACCGGGTACTTGGTGAGCTCCGCGAGGATCGCCTTCATCGGCTGGTTGAGGTCGATCCGCACGACGTCGCCGGACTCCTCCAGCTGCTCGTCCGTGGTCTCGGGGAGGAACCGCGCCGGGTCCGTCTCCAGCTGCTCCAGGAAGACGCCCTCGGCGGTGATCTTCGCGACGGCCTGACGGTCGGCGGAGCAGGACACCGCGATGGCGACCGGGCAGGACGCGCCGTGCCGCGGCAGGCGGACCACGCGCACGTCGTGGCAGAAGTACTTGCCGCCGAACTGCGCGCCGATGCCGATCTTCTGCGTCAGCTCGAAGACCTTCTCCTCCAGCTCCTTGTCCCGGAAGCCGTGCCCGAGCGGGGAGCCCTCGGTCGGGATCTCGTCCAGGTAGTGGGCGGAGGCGTACTTCGCGGTCTTCAGCGCGTACTCGGCGGACGTACCGCCGACGACGATCGCCAGGTGGTACGGCGGGCAGGCGGCCGTGCCCAGCGAACGGATCTTCTCCTCCAGGAACTTCATCATGGAGGCCTCGTTCAGGACGGCCTTCGTCTCCTGGTAGAGGAAGCTCTTGTTGGCCGAGCCGCCGCCCTTGGCCATGAACAGGAACTTGTACGCGTCCCCGTCCGTCGCGTACAGCTCGATCTGCGCCGGGAGGTTGGAGCCGGTGTTCTTCTCCTCCCACATGGTGAGCGGAGCCATCTGGGAGTAGCGCAGGTTGAGGTTCTTGTAGGCGTCGTAGATGCCCCGGGACAGGGCCTCCTCATCGCGGCCCCGCGTGAGCACGTTCTGTCCGCGCTTGCCCATGACGATGGCCGTGCCGGTGTCCTGGCACATCGGCAGCACGCCCGCCGCCGCGATGTTCGCGTTCTTCAGCAGGTCCAGCGCGACGAACTTGTCGTTGGAGGACGCCTCGGGGTCGTCGATGATGCGGCGCAGCTGGGCGAGGTGCGCGGGGCGCAGGTAGTGCTGGATGTCGTGGACGGCCTCCTCGGCGAGCTTGCGCAGCGCCTCCGGCTCCACCTTGAGGAACGTCCGGCCGTCGGCCTCGAAGGTGGAGACACCTTCGGAGGTCACCAGCCGGTAGGGGGTGGTGTCCTCTCCCATGGGGAGCAGATCGGCGTACTCGAACTCAGGCATCTCGCCCATTCCTCACTCGACGGAAGACCGCCCGCCTCCGTCGGCGGGCCTTCCCAGCCTAGGACCTGGCTCGGACGGCGATCCTGTGAGGTTGTCCTCAGTTGCGCCCGCAGCGGGGTAGTCGCGATCTATCGCGTTTGGGTACGCTGCTGCCGTGGACCTTCAGAAGCACGCCCAGCAGCCGGACGTGGCACCGCGGAGCACCGACCTGCGCGCCTCCGACGCCGACCGTGACCGTATCGCCGACCTCCTGCGCGAGGCCCTCGCCGAGGGCCGCCTGACCGCCGACGAGCACGCGGAGCGCGTCGAGGGCGTGCTGGCCGCCAAGACGGTGGGGGAGTTGGACGTGTTCATCCAGGACCTGCCGGCCGCCCACCAGCGGCGCGCGGCCCCCTCCGCCGTGCCGGGGCGTC contains these protein-coding regions:
- a CDS encoding class II fumarate hydratase gives rise to the protein MTTTDDDRNYRVEHDSMGEVRVPADAKWRAQTQRAVENFPVSGQRLERAHIEALARIKGAAAKVNARLGVLDKDIAEAIQEAAAEVAEGRWDEHFPVDVFQTGSGTSSNMNTNEVIATLATERLGRDVHPNDHVNASQSSNDVFPSSLHIAATAAVIRDLIPALEHLAAALERKAEEFADVVKSGRTHLMDATPVTLGQEFGGYAAQVRYGVERLKASLPRLAELPLGGTAVGTGINTPPGFSAAVIEEVARATGLPLTEARDHFEAQGARDGVVETSGQLRTIAVGLTKIANDLRWMASGPRTGLAEIALPDLQPGSSIMPGKVNPVIPEAVLMVCAQVTGNDATVATAGASGNFELNVMLPVIAKNVLESVRLLANVSRLLSDRTVDGIVAHRDRAREYAESSPSVVTPLNKYIGYEEAAKVAKKSLAERKTIRQVVLEGGYVERGDLTEEQLDEALDVLRMTRP
- a CDS encoding M28 family peptidase, with product MKRRFAAASTLFALVLGLGTLPAAASASSTSPASTTTALAAPDVSITAVRAHLDELSAVAARNGGNRRSTTQGYRDSVAYVKGKLQAAGYTVTEQPCTSGCTSGAGPNLIAEWPQGDANSVYMFGAHLDGVSAGPGMNDNGSGSAALLENALTLARQNPEMRNRVRFAWWTDEEQGLNGSDFYVRSLSSTERARIKAYYNFDMVASTNGGYFVNHITSAAAAPMKAYWDSLGLQPEENTEGAGRSDDYSFERYSIPTSGYAMGASARKTSAQAAKWGGTSGASYDPCYHRACDTLTNINTTGLDRAADGIAYTLWQQAVGTGGGGTCDPAGVVGNGGFESGTAPWTGTTAAIAAHTARPAHGGTRFAWLGGNGSTSTESISQTVTVPAGCTRASLGYWLRIETAESGSRAYDTLTVRVNGTTLATLSNVNAGSGYVQRSADLSAYAGQTVTLTFTATEDYSLQTGFLLDDVTLQSG
- a CDS encoding fumarate hydratase, which encodes MGEMPEFEYADLLPMGEDTTPYRLVTSEGVSTFEADGRTFLKVEPEALRKLAEEAVHDIQHYLRPAHLAQLRRIIDDPEASSNDKFVALDLLKNANIAAAGVLPMCQDTGTAIVMGKRGQNVLTRGRDEEALSRGIYDAYKNLNLRYSQMAPLTMWEEKNTGSNLPAQIELYATDGDAYKFLFMAKGGGSANKSFLYQETKAVLNEASMMKFLEEKIRSLGTAACPPYHLAIVVGGTSAEYALKTAKYASAHYLDEIPTEGSPLGHGFRDKELEEKVFELTQKIGIGAQFGGKYFCHDVRVVRLPRHGASCPVAIAVSCSADRQAVAKITAEGVFLEQLETDPARFLPETTDEQLEESGDVVRIDLNQPMKAILAELTKYPVKTRLSLSGPLVVARDIAHAKIKERLDAGQEMPQYLKDHPVYYAGPAKTPEGYASGSFGPTTAGRMDSYVEQFQAAGGSMVMLAKGNRSKQVTDACAAHGGFYLGSIGGPAARLAQDCIKKVEVVEYEELGMEAVWKIEVEDFPAFVVVDDKGNDFFQDPAPQPTFTSIPVRGPGLA